A single genomic interval of Lathyrus oleraceus cultivar Zhongwan6 chromosome 7, CAAS_Psat_ZW6_1.0, whole genome shotgun sequence harbors:
- the LOC127101823 gene encoding secreted RxLR effector protein 161-like has protein sequence MIGSLLYLITSRPDITFAVGVCARYQAEPKVSHINQVKRILKYMNGTCDYGMLYSHDSNSMLVGYYDVDWAGSADDRKSTSGGCFFLGNNLVSWFNKKYNCVSLSIAEDEYIAAGSNCSQIIWMKQILTEYNVTQDVMTLFYDNLSAINISKNPI, from the coding sequence ATGATTGGTAGTCTTCTATACCTTATAACAAGCAGACCAGATATAACTTTTGCTGTTGGagtttgtgctagatatcaagcagaacccaaagtgagtcacATCAATCAAGTAAAAAGGATTTTGAAGTATATGAATGGTACATGTGATTATGGAATGTTGTATTCTCATGATTCAAATTCCATGTTAGTGGGGTATTATGATGTGGATTGGGCTGGTAGTGCTGATGACAGGAAGAGTACCTCTGGAGGATGTTTCTTTTTAGGAAACAATTTGGTTTCATGGTTCAATAAGAAATATAATTGTGTATCCCTATCTATTGCTGAAGATGAGTACATAGCAGCAGGTAGCAACTGCTCTCAAATAATATGGATGAAACAAATATTGACTGAAtataatgtcacacaagatgtcatgacgTTATTCTATGACAACTTAAGTGCTATTAATATCTCCAAAAATCCTATTTAG